In Streptomyces sp. NBC_00448, the following are encoded in one genomic region:
- a CDS encoding cation:proton antiporter regulatory subunit: MGLSAHVRKTPLPGVGSRYDLDTDAGGHLSVVVHQDGRRVLALRDPQDDDACTDAVPLTEAEAGALARLLLPDPVAKLRRAQVGIDLVTERIEIDSRSPYAGRTLGATQARTRTGASIVAVLRRTSAHPSPAPDFRFALGDTLVVVGTREGVDAVAELITGG; this comes from the coding sequence ATGGGCCTGTCGGCTCACGTTCGCAAGACCCCGCTGCCCGGTGTCGGCAGCCGCTACGACCTCGACACCGACGCCGGCGGGCACCTGTCGGTCGTCGTACACCAGGACGGGCGGCGCGTGCTCGCGCTGCGCGACCCGCAGGACGACGACGCGTGCACCGACGCCGTCCCGCTGACCGAGGCCGAGGCCGGGGCGCTGGCCCGGCTGCTGCTGCCGGACCCGGTGGCGAAGCTGCGCCGCGCGCAGGTCGGCATCGACCTGGTCACCGAGCGGATCGAGATCGACAGCCGGTCGCCGTACGCCGGCCGCACGCTCGGCGCCACCCAGGCACGTACCCGCACCGGCGCCTCGATCGTCGCGGTGCTGCGGCGGACCTCGGCGCATCCGTCGCCGGCACCCGACTTCCGTTTCGCGCTCGGGGACACGCTCGTCGTCGTCGGCACTCGCGAGGGCGTGGACGCCGTCGCCGAACTCATCACCGGAGGATAG
- a CDS encoding cation:proton antiporter yields the protein MHNTTSMLVELGAIILALGLLGRFAGRVGFSPIPLYLLAGLAFGQGGILPLDASEDFVATGAEIGVVLLLLLLGLEYSASELVTSLRTQYPSGAVDFVLNAVPGAVAALLLGWGPVAAVALAGVTWISSSGVIAKVMRDLRRLGNRETPVILGVLVIEDLAMALYLPILTALLAGAGLAGGTVTLLISLGTVGAVLYLALRHGRLISRAVSSDNPEMLLLVVLGLTLLVAGVAERLQVSAAVGAFLVGIALSGDVAEGASNILTPLRDLFAAVFFVFFGLSTVPADIPPVLVPALILALVTAMTKVGTGWFAARRAGIKTPGRWRAGGTLVARGEFSIVIAGLAVAKEPRIGPLATAYVLILVVLGPLSARFTEPLARRVTPHLPRRFAPAAQPAPAGPSEAAPASTGDTAPDTAHDGEAGADLEPELGSDLEAELGPEIGPEIGPEAAPAKS from the coding sequence GTGCACAACACGACGTCCATGCTCGTCGAACTCGGGGCGATCATCCTCGCCCTGGGCCTGCTCGGCCGGTTCGCCGGCCGGGTGGGTTTCTCCCCGATCCCCCTCTACCTGCTCGCCGGGCTCGCCTTCGGCCAGGGCGGCATCCTCCCGCTGGACGCGAGCGAGGACTTCGTCGCCACCGGCGCGGAGATCGGCGTGGTCCTGCTGCTTCTCCTGCTGGGCCTGGAGTACAGCGCGTCGGAGCTGGTCACCAGTCTCAGGACCCAGTACCCCTCCGGCGCGGTGGACTTCGTGCTCAACGCGGTACCCGGCGCGGTCGCCGCGCTGCTGCTGGGCTGGGGCCCGGTCGCCGCGGTGGCGCTGGCCGGTGTCACCTGGATCTCCTCCTCGGGCGTCATCGCGAAGGTGATGCGCGACCTGCGCAGGCTCGGCAACCGGGAAACCCCGGTCATCCTGGGCGTGTTGGTGATCGAGGACCTGGCGATGGCGCTCTACCTGCCGATCCTCACCGCGCTGCTGGCCGGCGCCGGTCTGGCCGGCGGCACCGTCACCCTGCTGATCTCGCTGGGCACGGTCGGCGCGGTCCTCTACCTGGCGCTGCGGCACGGCCGCTTGATCAGCCGGGCGGTCTCCTCGGACAACCCCGAGATGCTGCTGCTCGTCGTGCTCGGCCTGACCCTGCTGGTGGCGGGTGTCGCCGAACGCCTCCAGGTCTCCGCGGCCGTCGGCGCGTTCCTGGTCGGCATCGCGCTGTCGGGTGACGTCGCCGAGGGCGCGAGCAACATCCTCACCCCACTGCGCGACCTGTTCGCCGCGGTGTTCTTCGTCTTCTTCGGACTGTCCACGGTCCCCGCCGACATCCCGCCGGTGCTCGTGCCCGCGCTGATCCTCGCGCTCGTGACCGCCATGACCAAGGTCGGCACCGGCTGGTTCGCCGCCCGCCGGGCCGGCATCAAGACCCCGGGACGATGGCGGGCCGGCGGCACCCTGGTGGCCCGCGGCGAGTTCTCCATCGTGATCGCCGGGCTCGCGGTCGCCAAGGAGCCGCGCATCGGCCCCCTCGCCACCGCCTACGTGCTGATCCTGGTCGTCCTCGGCCCGCTCAGCGCCCGCTTCACCGAGCCCCTGGCCCGCCGCGTCACCCCCCACCTGCCGCGACGGTTCGCGCCCGCCGCGCAACCCGCACCGGCCGGACCGTCCGAGGCCGCGCCCGCATCCACCGGTGACACGGCGCCCGATACGGCGCACGACGGCGAGGCCGGCGCCGACCTCGAACCGGAGCTCGGGTCCGACCTCGAAGCCGAACTCGGGCCCGAAATCGGCCCGGAGATAGGGCCGGAGGCCGCTCCCGCGAAGAGCTGA